The Gossypium arboreum isolate Shixiya-1 chromosome 4, ASM2569848v2, whole genome shotgun sequence DNA segment atttcacatgtcactatacataccatacatttatcaacttttatttatttttcacataaaaatcttataatataattatttaattaataaataccttttataaataataaatatctattaatacttaaatacaagcattacaagtatatatatattttattaatacacttgtacccaatcataaccacacatttgtcttacttttatttatttatcatataatattaatttaataataataaatacattaatatttacttaaataataagcaaatacattcatgtattacaaatgtgtgtattatatttattccacttgtattttatttttgccatacacttggcactcttttggcttatttacttatttagtcctttcaattttctttattctataattaaactttcacacttcattcaatttaatcattttatccaattatccttaatttaagctaattcacttaattagactctaattaaccactcgattaacttcgtaaatatttttaataaatattgaagaatccatttttcagaaacggagacccgaaaatacactttttcggtaacgggAAAATTCAGGTCATTACATTTATAGTAGAAAATGATTAAAAggattgttttgttatttttcgaaagttgagtgactgaattaAAACTTGAGTGACTGTTTTGTTAACTACTCCAAAATTAAGTGATCGTTGGTTTAATTTACCctataatttattcattaattgATTGAGccttaacttttttaaaaaaaataattcatTTTAGCGCTCCATTTAATTTTTTACCTCTTTTAATATTTAGACTTGCATTTTTGTCAAATCACCATAAAATGAATGGAAAAATTAACTTTTGTTAGCTTTACTAACTTGCATACATGTGGATAGTTACATGGAAGACATatcattatttaatttattttttaattaaaatttaaaagaagggAAATTTCTTCGATAAAATGATAAATGTTAAAAGAACAATTAAAATACTGTGGAGCAAAAGAGTCATCACGATTTCAATGCCTTCTGATATATAGATAACATGAAATTCTACCCCATAAATATTTAGGGCTGGTGtcgataaaaaaataaatataaatatcagGGCTGGTCATAGAATCCATGACTACAAACTCCAGACACACCTTTTTCAAAACCAATATCCAAAGATTGCAGCaacataaaaacaataaataaaaatcaCCCAAGAACAGCTGCAACACAGTGTCACGGTTGGTATTCCGAACTGTACTCGTGTTTAGTCATAAAATTTGTCCTATATGTTTCGTTTAATGCTTATGATTTCTTCTTGTTTTGCTTTGCCACTGGAAGAGAGATGTGGATGAACCCAAACTTCCTCCTCTGGGTTAAGTACTGCTTTTGATCATCCCCATGTTCTTTTTGGTGATCAGGTATCTGAGGAAATGTCAGATCTTCCCTTAGTTCATGAAGCATTTGACTCAAAGCAACCTTTTGCTTTTCAGTATTGTGACCCTCATTAGGCCTTTTCACCACACAATCGTCAGGAGTAACCTGTTTCCTGCTCAAGATATCCCTCATTGAAACTGTCGGCCTTAATACAGGCTTTGGTTCATCATCCATTGTTGGGTTTTGCTTGTTCATCAGATCATGTAAAGGAGATCGAGGAGGATGCTGATACTGAGGGATTGGTGGGTGGAAATTGCTGATCTTAGGGGCATTATAAATGACCTGTTTCTTCTGTTCTTGTTCTGGAATCCATCTCCTGAGAGCTTCTTCAGCATCAAGTTGCTTTCTGGTTGCAATTTCGAGTCTATTAAGAGCCTTTTCCAATGCTTGTTTACTATGTTTAACTTCTTCTGAAGCTTCCTCCAGCTTCTTCAAGATTGACATTTTGGAGATATTTGCTTCCGCAAATTTGTGCATTGTATGGATTACTTTCCTGTTAGAAACCTCTTTTGCCCTTATAACTTTCGGGGTTCCAAGCAACGGTTCGGGTTCTGGTTCCGGCAGGGAAAATCCTGATGAGTTGCCATTGCTTGGTAAACCCTTCATTCCCGTAAGGGCATTCATTTCAATTAGAGCAAGTGCCTCAGCTGCCCTGGCGGCGTCCTCCATCTTCTTTGCTGCAATCCATCTCATTTGAGCAGTCCTGCTACAAGGCCTATTTTGTTCATTCCCTGGCAGTGGCATTGATCTTGGAACTTCAGTTTTTGCAGGATCAACCGTTTTCTTAAACAGCTCGAGCTTCGAGTTGCTGTGAAATGGAGATCTTAAGATGTTGGAACAATTATCAAAACCCCCATAATTGGCAGCATCCACAGTGTTGGCAATCGGTGGCTTCACCTTCACCCCTGCAAACTTACAAGTTAGCCTCTCAAGGGTGATATCAAGTAAACTTTTCTCTTTCTTCGTATTCTTATTTAGAGACTCAACAAAAGTTTGAATCTCCCCAAGATCATTGATAGTTTTACCAAGGTTCAGTTTTGCTTCTTTCAACTCCATCAAGATCAAATCAGGAGATGAAGTGGGGCAGGGGCTTGAACCCCCGTTTCCGATCTCTTCACGGTGCTCCATGTTCATTTCTTTGATAGCAGGAGATGGCATGTTGTCTGGTGTAGCAGTGGCCATGCATTTCAAGGCTTCATTCTGGAGCTGTCTCTTTAAATCTTCCACAATCCTTTTTGTAGTTCCAAGTTCTTCAAGCACATCCAAAGTCTCCAACTCTTTCACAATCAGATCTTTCTCCAATTCTGCTGCTTGTTCTTCCACTTTCTTTATGTCAAACTCTTCAACCCCGTTCTGTTCATAACAAATACGATTTATCGTACATTAAAATTGGAATATAAATCCTCTGCCCACATATTGGTGCCCCTCCTGCCCCTTTCTCGTTTagcttcccccccccccccctctctttttttttataaaacttcTTAGGTTTTTAAGTAAAAAGACTTATTAGTATTATTTGTTGTTCTACGTCAcgcttttaattttataaataatttatttaattaagagtAGAATTTAACTattataaaaatagtttaaattaaattttattatataataatttataattaaatagacaattaaaattattcaaaagttaATATGTctcattaaaaatgaaaaatatttttttttctttttgaaataatAGGATACGGATGCTAAATCAATATGCAAATAAttgtataattcaaattattaaaataataaaattattatttaaaataataatttagctaaaataaaatatattgaataattttaacaattattTAAATGCTTCTTTTGAGTAATTTAAAtgcattttatattttaatatcttatttaaatgatatttcattaaaattgaataattataaaattttaaataaaacaaaagataaaTTAAGATAGATAAAAGCaacttaagaaaaagaaaattaaaattaaggtaGCCAATTTTATTTTAGTACCGTCTTTATTGGTTGGAACTTATCTTGAGTAGTAATCCGGAATAATAAACTTTAAGTTCCGTTGTAAATTTCGGTCGATATTGCTCATATCAGTGCATATCAATTGATTTCGCCCTTTTCAATTGAAATTTGATATACTGgttgataaaaaataattttgaacttaaatttaatttttttatcatttattttggatttattGAATCATGGGTTTTTATATGTATGGTATGTGATGATCTTATTGTTCAATTTATGTAATAAATTCTTttgcttatttatttttattttgtttaatgatgGACTATATTTGTGAACCTAaagaatattttatataattgatgagtattttatattttatataatttatttagctttttaattttaaaaagttattttacttatttatttattttttgtctttTTAGTAAGAGTGTTCAAACGGTTAATCGAAcagttaatattattaattaaattaacgaactttatatgttttttattaaaataagtataaaacatataaaaaattgataatgttTATTTGACAAAATTAtccaaattaaccgaattaaaactacatataatttgtattattaatttttaagttcggttaattcgattaattaccTGATTTTGAACCGAGTTAGATCGGTTAACTGACCGATTAACCGAATTAGATTGGTTCGGTCGATTAATTCGGTTTTAACTGAAATTTAAACACCCCTATCTTTTAAATCTTGAATTTACATTATTTATCAAATCACccaaaaatatatagaaaagtTAACAGATGTTAACTTTGCTGACATGATATTTACATAACAATTCACATGTATGCCGTGcttgtaattaattaattttaaaaaattaaaaatgtaaattaaaatgatttctttctttctttcattttcattttcattgtgAAATATGGTGCTTGAATCCGATAATTAAAAGGACTTTGACATCTGAAGTTATCTATGTTATTTTCAAACTATATACATATAACTTGCTACAAAACAAAGCAAAAATACTTACATAGGCCTCTCCAAACTTGTACAATGGCACCCTAGGTCCGCTGCCACCAAACCGGGTTACAGCCTCCTTAACCGACACAAAAGGTGGTGAAGTATCGATCTCTGCTCTCAAACTAACCCTCCTTATCCCCGGATTCAGGTCTCTGCTTGAGTCGGTGCAAAACCCAGAATTCTTGGAGCCGTGCTCAGGTCTCATCTCCCGGATTCCGGGTGTACCTGGAACCCCTTCCATAGGAGACCCTTGAGGCACTGCCGCCATTACATATGCACATAAATTAAATAAGCTTCAAGAACGAAATGTTAATGTCAATTTGAGTGTAGATGCAAAAGAGAATTGTctcattttaaaaatgaaaagagaagaagaagatacATGATGATAAATCAAGAAATCTGCATGATTATGTCCATAGTCCCACAAGGTGAGAGAGCAAAGGTGGCAAAATGATttaatttcttttccttttctctggttttttgtatgaatgtttgaagtttaGTGACGCGCTTGATGGGCATTGGTTGGTAGGATGATGAGTCAGAGTTGGTGGGTCAAGGGGTTTGAGTTTAAGCCAAAAATATGATGACATATCAGCATGTTGGCATGAGGTTGGAATTACATGCTTATGGGTTGATTTATAAGCATTTGGGCGTTGATTGCGGTTTTTAAGGGATGGTTGTGTTGGGAGTGGCAGACTTGCAGTTTTATTGGAAGGAAAGGCGAagtctaatcaaatcataaaactaAACGACGCCGTTTGTGTAAAATTCAAGAGAATGATTACATCTATGTCAAGATGTCATAAATgtactttttaactttttttttagcGAGTGTCAACGGATTGAATCACGCAAAATGTTACGAAACAATTTACATTGATTTAATTCAAGctaaaaaagaattttaaaaaaataaatttttattaggaataaaatcctaaaatttataatttttagttaCATCTTCAAATTTAAAAGTATTATGATTTATTTGAGTTAGAACTGTTCATTGGCTAGGTCACTCGGCTCGAAGGCCCACCTAAAATATGAGAgtgtttgagtaaaaatatagactcgaaaaataaatttggataaaaaataaGGTCTGTTTAGAAAATGGGTCAGGCCTAGGATAAGGCTTTTTTAGCCTGAGTCTGGCCCAACTCGAATAAGGAAACAAAAAAAAcctactatttttttttttactttttttgttgtttcttattattttcttgtcatttttttttactattttgttaccatttcacaattatgttgctactactttattgttattatttggatattgtataactcttgttttattgttaattttgttactatttttcacatttccttgttaagtttcatttatcttagtgttatttaagtatgcatattttttaaatttaattttaatttgttggaaaatatttattttaatgtttttaatacttttgatgtattatatatttttaaaatttatataaaaattaatatgagcgGGCGGGCTAGACTcaggttttagtatttttatccaggccgagtttgggcaaaattttaagcccatttttcaGACTGTGCCTAAATTTTTTGTTGAACTTGGCCTGACTCATgaacttcatttaattttttctttttttaacttttaaacttACACTATTTGTCAAATCACTCTAAAATGGatgtaaaagttaaaaatatccttaaaaagaaaatataaatatagAAAGGAATTAGGATCGTtcgccaccaatttgacattagaaGTGAGTCTTCTTTCTGAAAAACATGTTATCTTAAAAACTAAATAATAGGAAAAAGAACATCTCGAGTATTATAAAAGccaaaatatatgaaatatataaaagaaaagaaacaacaaaatttaggaaacaaaatagataaaataataaaatattatagatGTGGAAAACCAAGACACATCTCAAAATATTGTAAGGTTAAgagaaatattaataatttaaatctagatgaagaaataaaacaaaagatcAATGAAACTCTTCTAGAATCCACTATCTCTGAAAATAATACATCTCTTGAATCGGATGAATTATATATAGATAAATTACAAACAACATCTGAATCCTTTGATGAAAATAAACATTCAATAAATATGTTAACCAAAGACCAAGAATTCATAATTGAAGTTAGTGGTAAAATCTTAAAATCCTCGTTAAAAAATAAATCAGCAAAATAAATTATTCCTAACCGATCACAAATGTACAATATATACAAGatacaatatttaataaatatgaaaaataaaatctaGATAAATCAAAATTCTTAATTACAATTGAAAAGAAAACAAATTAAGTTAGAGCTTTTCCAGCTTAAAAATGAACAACAAGAAATGAAGAAACAAACACAAACTTTAAAACATGAATCCAAGGAAGATAGTTCTTCAGAAACTGAACTCGAGACAGAAGATAATATACAAGAATACATGATGGTTTTTACTGAAGTATCCATCCAAagatatttgataaaaataaatgtTATTATAAACAACAAATTTCAATTGGAAACAATAGCCCTTTTCGACACATGAACAGATTAAAACTATATTATAGAAGACATAATTCCAACAAAATACAACAACAAAATATCAGAATCTCTTAACGTTGtaaatggtaaaaaaaaaaaaactcaaatttacCTACAAAGCTCCcaatgctaaaatttgtaataaaggtatcaaatatcaaacatattTTTTAATGGTAAAAGATATTATCCAAGATATCATATTAGGAACCCCATTCATATCTTCAGTCAAAGCATATAAGGTAACAAATCATTCAACCTCCACCAAAGTTTTAAATACCAAGGTAGAATTCCCTTTTGtgaaaaaacccaaaataagaaATTTCAACCTGTTAAAATCTTTGTTCATCCATAATGGACAAATCAACAAGTTGATCAATTATAAACAAAAACAAATTTCTTTTTTaaaagaagaaatatgttttaaaaattaattgaacaattagaaaaaataaaaaaccaaaaaaagaaTAAACCGGATtaaagaagaaatagaatcaacCGTATATTTTTACATCCCTAATGTCTTTTGGAATaggaaaaaatatgaaataacaTTACCTTATgaaagtgattttgatgaaaaataaattccaacAAAAGTAAGGCCAATACAGATGAACAAAGAAATGGAAGAATTTGGTAGAAAAGAAATACAAGATTTTCACAACAAAAAATTAATCAGAAAAAGAAActgtaatatctcgaattagggcctaatcggaatagtggtttcgtgaccacaaattcgagatagaaataattaaataattatttctatctcggatttgtggtcacgaaaccactattccgattaggccctaattcgagatattacagCAACTCTCTTTGGTGTTCCTCCGCATTCTATGTGTTAAAAAATGCATAACTTAAAAGAGGAACACCAATATTAGTTATTAATTACAAACATCTCAATCAAAATCTAAAATGGATTAGATGCCCAATCTCAAATAAAAAAGATTTATtgcaaaaattttgaaatgacaacattttctataattttgaCATAAAATTAGGATTTTGACAAATctaaataaaagaagaagaatgatACAAAACGACATTTACTGTATCATTTGAGCAATACGAATGGAAtgtaatgccttttggattaaaaaATGGTCCATCTAAATTTCAAAGAATCATGAATGACAATTGTATGGAGCTTAAGACATAGAAATGTCATGCAATCAAATATATCAATATGATCATATAGTGTATACCAATGTAAGTGTGATGTGAGGGAGATGATGACTAATTAGGACACAGTTATACACATTCATGCCAAATGTAAGCTCAAGTAAACATTTCATGGTAAGAAGATATAAAagatttatataaatttatagcAAGTTGCCAATAAAAGGAATACTAATTCCAATCTAAAATACTAGACCTATATCTTAAGCCTATATCTAACTCTACActtaattctaagtttaatcctAGAACTATTCTTAAGTTCAATCGAAAGAATAATCCTAAGTCTATATACTAATCCTTAACATATGTATAATCCTAAGACTTTAGGCCATTTAATCAAAGCTTAAGTAAGGATTTTGAAACTATTTAATACTTTGTAAAAAGACCATCAAAGGTTCAAAATGAGATAAAAACATTTTTGATCATCTTgaacattttcaaaaaaattgaaataatgcAAAGATGCTCAAATGATCATATGTGTAACGACTCGTTTTTCATCGGTGTTAGAAAACCTAGTTTGAGGTCAAATTTATTAAACTGAATTAGTCCGAGAATTTTTAGTTGAACATCTATGAGACAAATACAACTTTTGAAAATAGAATTATttagtaaaattattaaatagggtattaaatttagttcaatgactaaattgtggGGTGAGTTTAACTGAAGGAGGTTGGTTGAAGAATTAATAAGCCCTTATCGTGATAATTACCCAATCCTTAAAGCAATTAAACCACTCTTTGGTTTGGTTTAGTGGATTAAGATTATCTAAACAATTCGTTtttcattattaattattaaCATATATTGGTGGGAGAGAATGAAAACTTTATCTCTTCTTTATTATATGCCTTAAggaaaaaataagaagaaaaattcTTTCAACTAGCCACCATTGTATTCCACCAAATTGCTAAGCTAAGGGAGATTCTTCACTTGATTTTAATGAATTTCTAACTTGTGACCTTAGATtaataaaacccaaattttaGATTGGTGAATTGATGAGTTTTAGTTAAGTTTTCATGTTTGAAACCTAAACTTAAAGAGGGAGAGATGATGAGAATTTTGTAGATTATTAGTGTTCATTGATAGTTAGAAGTACTAAAAGTATATTTACAAATTcagattttgattcaattgggaaaaattgaaaaatacaGAGTTTTTGAATATTTGGgtttgtagggactaaattgaataacttGCAATAGTGTTTGATTGTTAATGGTTCTTATATTTGATTGTTAAACTAATGTTATTTTTGTAATAAGATAAATTATACGTAGCTAAAGGAGGCGTTGATACATCGAGTGATAAAGGGAAAGCAAAAGCCATAGATGAGTAGCATATTCAGCTTATGCTGGCATAAATTGTTCTTGATGAGCACACGCACGCTAAGTCATTTTATTTGTATGATCTTTAGTGATTGAAGGCTAATATGAATACACATGTGCTAAGTGATATTGAGTGAGATTGGTAAGTTGATAGtgaaatatatatttaagaaatATGAACTAAGTCATaattatgtgttttgaattgaatggttttatttaatatatgccATGTTAAATTATGCAATAATGTTATTTATTAAATAGGAAGCCCTATTAAACGGTTCTACGATAAAGTTCGGGTATAGGTGACATGTCGTAGGATTTGTTATATGAAGATACTTTGATTTATATCGATGAACGTTCAACGCATATTACTTCAAATGTACTGATTAGCACTAGGTGCATTTTCTATGGTGTGTAGATGGGTAGATTCATGTATCCATCTTAAGTTCGTGTCCgattaataagggtgataaaATGAATAGGACATATTGTATAATACTAAAAGATATGTGATAAAAACGTGAAAACAAAAATCAGTTTACTTGATAttagattttgattttgaaaCTTGAATAGCATGTGAAAGACCATACGAGATTATATGACAAGAACTCTGAGGGTGTATCGATATGTACTATACAAGACATATGTCAAATTATGACGATCTTGAGAAAGTAATAAAGAATAAAATTGTGCAATATAAAATACTTTATAGTTTTATTATAACTGATTTAGTAGCATGATATTTCTTTGATATGCATATGCCTTGTTATCATATTATGTAAGCACTATTGATCTCTTTTTCTCAACGtgcatattattttattttatgcacAGGTGACGATTAGGTCTCGAACTGTATGAAGAGTGTCATAACATCTATCTTTCACATCTCAGCTCAAATGGCATGTGCCTAGGTAATGAGGGTAATGCTTTAAGTCTTGTGGATATGATAATGCTTTGGTACAGGTGGAAGCAtgttttggtcattttgtgatcTGTGATAATGGCATTTAGTTATTATGTATGTATAAGTTTTGGTGGTGTTGTGTATTTAATCAGGTATGTCCTTACATGATGCATTGATTGTGATGACCCTAGGTGTTAATGATGTATTTTTGGATGTCAAAGTTATGTTTCATGATTGAGTGGAATAATAGTTTCATACAAGTGTGATTTGGTATTCTTATCAGCATGAACCACAGTTACGTTTTAGTATTTTACCATTTGGTCTCAAGATAATGAGACTATTATCTTAAGACATCAAGAACAAAATGGTCATTATAGGCATTTCTTGGTAGTGTTCTCGAGACTTGTTGAACATGTCTTTAGACATCAATTACCAAGTCTCGAGACAGGTGCTCCTTCATCTCGAGACATCTAAACATCGAACTTAAAGTCTAAAAATAAGGGAGCTATATCTCGAGTTGAGACATAAAGCTCAATGTTTTGAGACATAAACCCCAATGTCTCGAGACACAAAAACATTGAAGGTAAGGATCTGAATCAAGGGAAGCATATCTCGAGACATAAACCTCCAAGTCTCCAAACACactattgaatttttttaatttgagttGGATTTGAATCCTAACTCCGTCTTTGACCCTGATAACCCCCAGACATGTTAAATAAGTTTTTGGACATTTGAAATGCTTGATCATTCTCGTAATTGATACTAGTTTGGAATCATGTCATGTTTATATGTTTAATGTTTTTGTAAATGATTTAAGTTAGTCTGAGTTGTTCTGACAATGTAATGTGACGTCTCATATCCAGATTTGACGATCGGGTCAGGTGTAGAGTGTCATAGTATGGCCTTAATttgaagaaatttaaaaaaaaacatatatttaaatctcCTATTTTCTTAAAAAGTCATTTTCAACAAAGatcatttaagaaaataaaaagtattttcaatttcattgaaaattttaatctAAGATACTCACATGTAAGTATTTTTATAGGTGTAACTTGATAATACACCTCTAGTTGCTCTTAATCACaaaataaaatacctaaaaacTTCTCTCACCTTAAAtagcattttttttaaaaattcattgtTATAAGGAATGAGTTAGTGGATGTTTATGCTTGTTGGGGATGAAGTAAAGTCATTTCAAGCATTAAATCTGAGCTAAAAAACCTTGCAACTCAAGCTTCCAGATTTACCAAGGGGATCTCAATACCTCTCATAAAAGTAGTCATTTATAATCGTTATTAAGGCTAAGTTTCTAGACTTATAAGCCAAGTCTCAAAACTTTTAAGGCAATTATTGAAACTTGCAAGTTAAGTCTCAATACTTGGCCTTCTAGATGAGTTCTGAGGCTTTTGAATTTGCTACTCACAATACTTGCAATGTTGAGTATTGAGATTTAGCTATCAAAATTCCTTAAAAACATGTTAAGCACTTTGGTATTAACTCAAAAAACTTTTGGACATTGTGAAACATATTTAGAACATGATTCTAATTATTTGCAAGTCTTTgaaaatgtttaatcattaaatgactTACTAATATAAATTATCTTAAATATTGTTATAGAAAAAGCTTGGGATCAAAGCTAACACATATCCATGATCCCTTTAGGTTAAATTCGTTCACCTAATTTGATCCATTTTATATCATGGTCACCATTGTATCTTCCACAATAAAAATAATCACTACCTATACCAATAATGTTTAAATCATTTTTCCAAGACAACTTGCTAATGACTATGTTCCATTTTAATAATCCATATAGTGCCAATGAAAGGATACCATTTACCCTTTTAATTGAGCTATAATTCCTCTATGTGTGTGAAGTCATGTCATGTATAAGTCATGAGCTAACATACCAAAGTTTGGCCCACTACTTTAAAGGCAGAGGCTTTTAATATatggaagtacatgagccataaATACATGGTCATTCACTAGCTTCAGATTTAGGTAAGTCACACTATGAgtatcacaagtgaataaacccATAAACAGGTCTAGGATAAATTCAACTTGGGTCTTATTTGATGTATCATTTGTCCAAGCAACCACATCTATCTCTTTATTTTTGGGAGTCAATCTAGCTTCGATAGCCAAGATAAGTTGTATCCTCAATTGGACTTATAGATGACATAATAGTCCTAACATAAGTTATTTTCTCAATCTGGCTCCATGAACTATAGACAATTTAGATTACCTACAAACATAATCTATCTTATCACATTATAATTTGACCATATAGTGCAACTTAATAGTAGTTAAAACTTAAGTAATCAGTATGCCAATATTtgcttatttatttttcttaatataCAAAAACTATTGAGGACAACTATGCAAAGAATATTAAATAAACATGTGGTAGTTTCTATTTATTCAACcaatttaaaaaattacatataggtaataacaaaattaactagACTCGAGGCACAAATCCTAACAAGTTTCACATCCTAGAGGCAATGCTAGTTGCAACTCGCTTTGCAACTAGGTTGTTGTGCAAATTGCAATATTTCTTAGCattctttttataaaaaaaatattggttTCATTCTTATATCTCTTAAAGGTTTTTAAGTAACAATTTAATGGATTAGATCATACTGAATATCGATCAAGTAAGGATTCTTTTTGAATAATTTATGAGTGATTGTGTTACGTTAAATAAAGAGATCCAATTTCTATAGAGGTTCATTCCTTGAAGGTCTCTGGATATTCAATTCCTTATAAATACTTATTCAAGGACAAATTAAGGGAGTACACATTAACATTGATTGAAGAATTGCAAACCAATATGTCTATTTAAACAAGGCTTGTTTGAGCGAGATAATACTCAT contains these protein-coding regions:
- the LOC108459761 gene encoding WEB family protein At2g40480-like, with product MAAVPQGSPMEGVPGTPGIREMRPEHGSKNSGFCTDSSRDLNPGIRRVSLRAEIDTSPPFVSVKEAVTRFGGSGPRVPLYKFGEAYNGVEEFDIKKVEEQAAELEKDLIVKELETLDVLEELGTTKRIVEDLKRQLQNEALKCMATATPDNMPSPAIKEMNMEHREEIGNGGSSPCPTSSPDLILMELKEAKLNLGKTINDLGEIQTFVESLNKNTKKEKSLLDITLERLTCKFAGVKVKPPIANTVDAANYGGFDNCSNILRSPFHSNSKLELFKKTVDPAKTEVPRSMPLPGNEQNRPCSRTAQMRWIAAKKMEDAARAAEALALIEMNALTGMKGLPSNGNSSGFSLPEPEPEPLLGTPKVIRAKEVSNRKVIHTMHKFAEANISKMSILKKLEEASEEVKHSKQALEKALNRLEIATRKQLDAEEALRRWIPEQEQKKQVIYNAPKISNFHPPIPQYQHPPRSPLHDLMNKQNPTMDDEPKPVLRPTVSMRDILSRKQVTPDDCVVKRPNEGHNTEKQKVALSQMLHELREDLTFPQIPDHQKEHGDDQKQYLTQRRKFGFIHISLPVAKQNKKKS